The Salegentibacter mishustinae genome includes a window with the following:
- a CDS encoding BlaI/MecI/CopY family transcriptional regulator, translating into MSLSKSEEQLMQILWKQEKAFMKDLIEAYPEPKPAPTTIATLLKRMQDKSFVDYKQYGRSREYFPLVKKKDYFSKQFNGIIKNFFNDSASQFASFFTKETNLTKEELEDLKKLIDNEIKNK; encoded by the coding sequence ATGAGTCTTTCAAAATCTGAAGAACAATTAATGCAAATCCTCTGGAAACAAGAAAAAGCTTTTATGAAAGACCTTATAGAAGCATACCCGGAACCTAAACCCGCACCTACAACTATTGCCACACTCTTAAAAAGAATGCAGGACAAAAGTTTCGTAGACTATAAACAATATGGCCGTTCCCGGGAATATTTCCCGCTGGTAAAAAAGAAAGACTACTTCTCTAAGCAGTTTAATGGAATTATTAAGAATTTTTTCAATGATTCTGCTTCCCAGTTTGCTTCATTTTTCACCAAAGAAACCAATTTAACCAAAGAAGAATTGGAGGATTTAAAGAAGTTAATAGATAACGAGATAAAAAATAAGTAG
- a CDS encoding PhnA domain-containing protein has translation MNLEKELRERSDSTCELCSATDNLQVYSLENFPGETTDGSFMACQVCTEQLENFDKVEVNHWRCLNDSMWSTVPAVQVTAFQMLTKLKAEGWPQDLLDMMYMEEELKAFAKSQLVSKENATAEIIHKDSNGAVIEAGDTVVLIKDLNVKGSSLTAKRGTAVRRVSLVHDNAEQIEGKVEGQQIVILTKFVKKV, from the coding sequence ATGAATTTAGAAAAAGAATTAAGGGAACGCAGCGATAGTACCTGCGAGCTTTGCAGTGCTACAGATAATTTACAGGTTTATAGCCTTGAGAATTTCCCGGGAGAAACTACCGATGGAAGTTTTATGGCCTGCCAGGTTTGCACCGAGCAACTGGAAAATTTTGATAAAGTAGAGGTAAACCACTGGCGTTGTTTAAACGATTCTATGTGGAGTACTGTTCCTGCTGTTCAGGTAACGGCTTTCCAAATGTTGACTAAACTAAAAGCCGAAGGCTGGCCACAGGATTTGCTTGATATGATGTATATGGAAGAAGAGCTGAAAGCTTTTGCCAAATCCCAGTTGGTTTCCAAAGAAAATGCTACGGCTGAAATTATTCATAAGGATAGCAATGGTGCAGTAATCGAAGCCGGTGATACTGTAGTTCTTATTAAAGATTTAAATGTAAAAGGCAGTAGTTTAACCGCTAAACGCGGAACCGCTGTGCGCCGGGTTTCTCTAGTACACGACAATGCAGAACAAATTGAGGGCAAAGTTGAAGGACAGCAGATCGTTATTTTAACCAAATTCGTGAAGAAAGTATAA